The sequence below is a genomic window from Thioclava nitratireducens.
TGCGAGATAAAGCGCCCAGCCACAGACGGAGCAAAGCGCCCGCCCGAGGCTCGGGCGCGTCCCTCATCGCTTTGCCCGAAAAGAAAAACGCCCGATCTTCCGACCGGGCGTTTCCCAATTCAAATAAGGCCGAACGCTCAGCCCTTCTTGAGCACGCGCTTGCCCAGCGTCTCGGCGATCTGCACCGCGTTAAGCGCCGCGCCCTTGCGCAGGTTGTCCGACACGCACCAGATGTTCAGGCCGTTCTCGATGGTCGAGTCCTGACGGATGCGCGAGATGAAGGTGGCGAAATCGCCGACGCATTCGACGGGGGTGATGTAGCCGCCATCTTCGCGCTTGTCGACGACCATGATGCCGGGCGCCTCACGCAGGATGTCACGTGCTTCGTCCTCGTCGAGGAACTCTTCGAACTCGATGTTGATCGCCTCCGAGTGGCCCACGAAGACCGGCACGCGCACGCAGGTCGCGGTCAGCTTGATCGCAGGATCGACGATCTTCTTCGTCTCGGCGACCATCTTCCACTCTTCCTTGGTGGACCCGTCATCGAGGAACACGTCGATATGCGGGATCACGTTGAACGCGATCTGCTTGGGGTAGACCTTCGGCTCCACTTCCTGACCCGGCACATACATGCCTTTGGTCTGGTCCCAAAGCTCGTCGATCGCCTCTTTGCCCGAGCCCGACACCGACTGGTAGGTCGAGACCACGACGCGCTTGATCTTGGCGCGGTCATGCAGCGGCTTGAGCGCCACGACCATCTGCGCGGTCGAGCAGTTCGGGTTCGCGATGATGTTCTTCTTCGCGTAACCGTCCACGGCTTCCGGGTTCACCTCCGGCACGACCAGCGGCACGTCCGGGTCGTAGCGGTAGAGCGACGAGTTATCGATCACGATGCAGCCCTGCTTGGCGGCGATCGGCGCGTATTTCTTCGTGGCGTCCGAGCCGATCGCGAAGAGCGCGATGTCATAGCCGGTGAAGTCGAACCCTTCGATGTCTTTGGTCTTCAGGGTCTGATCGCCAAAGCTGACCTCTGTGCCGAGGCTCCGGCGCGACGCGAGCGGCACCAGTTCATCGACCGGGAACTGACGCTCGGCCAGGATGTTCAGCATTTCGCGGCCCACGTTCCCCGTGGCGCCCGCAACGACGACTTTATAGCCCATGAGGACCTCCTTGCTCCAATAGAACGCGGCTTACTACCGCTTTACGTCAGGAAATGAAAGGGGCTCGACGCGCAGTCAGTTCCGAATGATGCGCGGATCGGAGGCAAGAAGCCCGCCAACCATCTCCGCTTCCGCGACGAAATCATGGGGCACCTTGTCGGCCGAGCGCCGCCCCGACAGAGATAGCGAGGCGAAGAAATCGAACCCGTATAGATCGAGCCGCGCCAGATCAGAGCGCGCGAGCATGTCGATCAGCATCGCTCCGGTCGTGGGCTGCGCGCCAAGCTTGGCCTTCAGCCCCTCGTAATCGTTGAGCGGATGCAGGTAGAAACCGGGGTTGGTCGCCGTTTTCCAGTCCAGCCGCTTGCGCTTGTGGCTCATCCAAAGGATGCGTGACGGCGCGATGCGGGCGCGCTCGGCTTCGGGCAGCGAGGTCGCGAGCGCCAGCCAGTCGGTGCGCTTGCCGTGGCTCTGCGCCGACGGCATCGGGGCGCGGTTGATCCGGATCACCACGTCATGCGCGTCGATCTCCGCCCCCGCCTGTCCCTCGGCCAGCGCGCGGGCATTGCCGACAAGCGCGACGGTTTTGCCGGCAAGGTCGTCCAGCAACGCCTTTTGCGAGACGGAGAGCGCGGCAAGCGGGGCCTCGCGCCGCAACGTTCGACTGATCAGAAATCCGAGCCGGGTCATGCGATGGGTTTAGCTCAAGCCATCGCCGCTGTCGCGGGCGAAAACGTAGAACGCCAGCCCGATCACCAGCGGTGCAAGGAAGAACGCGAACAGCAGCCCATAGGCCACGGCGGGCGTGTGCCCCACCGATACCGCATCGAAAACGGGCCGCGAGGCGAATTGCATCCCAGCCACGCCCATGATCGAGAACATGTTGTGCAGCGTCACCCCCCGTCCCGTCAGATGCGGCGGATAGAAGGTGCGGCCATGCGCCATGATCACCGGGAAGGACGCGCCGAAGAAGCCGATCGCGGCCAGTAGAACCGTCGCCAGCCACAGCGACTGTCCCGGCAACACGAAGAGCATCGCCAAGGCCACGGCCAGCACCGCATTGCCGTAAAGCGCGACGCGCTTGTGGCTGCCGAAAATCTTGTCCGCCGGCCCGTAGGCGAAATTGCCCGCGATCATCGCGAGGCCCATCACCAGCGTCACTCGGCCGATCAGATTCGCATCCGCGCCGAAGACATCAGCCAGATAGGAGCCCGCCCAGACGCCACGAATCCCGGCAGCGGCGGTGTAATTCGCGACCGTCAGCGGCAGCAGCACCCAGAAGCCCGGCAGACGCAGCACATCGAGCGCGGTACCCCGGCGGCCTGCAGGCTGCTCCACCCGCTCGGGATCGCGCGCGAGCCACAGGATCAGCGCCGCCACCAGCAGCGTCAGCGCCGAGAGCGCCCAAAGCGTCGGACGCCAGCCGAAAGCCTCGATGGAGGCTGCAAGCGGGGCCGCGCCCGCGAGATTGCCAAGGCTCCCCGCCCCGATCATCGAGGCCGCGAGCGTGCCGAACAGCGCCGGCTTGAAACTGCGTGCGAAGATGAAATAGCTGCCCACCAGCACAGGCGCACAGCCCGCCCCGATCAGGATCATCGCGATGTGAATGCCCATCGGTCCCTGCGCCATCGCGAAGACGGCGGCGCCCCCACCCCCGCCAAGCGCCATCAGCACGCCCACGGTGCGGCGCGGCCCGATCCGGTCCAGCGCCTCGCCGATGGGGATCTGGATCAGCGCGAAGGCCCCGTACCAAAGCCCCAGCGACACGGCGAGATCGCCCGGCGTCACGCCGATCTCCTTGCCCAGAACGGGCGTCAGAACGGCCAAGCAGGTGCGGTAGAACTGGCTCAGAAGATAGGCGCCCACAAGCGAGGCGATCGAGATATACATGCGGGGGCTCCTTCGCGCGCACGCTCGCCCAAGGCGCGGGCAATGGCAAGAGCACATGCCCCTGTGCATTCGCGCCCCCGCCCCCTTGTCTTGGCCCGGGCACAGGCTCAGGATAAACGCCGCACGACGTGACGAGCCCGAGAGATGCCCGAATGGAACTGACCCGCCTGATGATGCGCCTCTATTTCGACAAGGCGATGCTGGGCCCCGGCAAGGTCCGGCTGCTCGAAGAGATCGCCGAACACGGCTCGATCTCGGCGGCGGGCCGCGCGATGAAGATGAGCTACAAACGCGCTTGGTCGCTCGTCGAAGAGATGAACGCCGTATTCAAGGAACCGCTGGTGGATCGCTCGCGCGGCGGCGCGAAGGGCGGTGGCGCCTCGCTCACCCCCGAGGGCGA
It includes:
- a CDS encoding aspartate-semialdehyde dehydrogenase, which translates into the protein MGYKVVVAGATGNVGREMLNILAERQFPVDELVPLASRRSLGTEVSFGDQTLKTKDIEGFDFTGYDIALFAIGSDATKKYAPIAAKQGCIVIDNSSLYRYDPDVPLVVPEVNPEAVDGYAKKNIIANPNCSTAQMVVALKPLHDRAKIKRVVVSTYQSVSGSGKEAIDELWDQTKGMYVPGQEVEPKVYPKQIAFNVIPHIDVFLDDGSTKEEWKMVAETKKIVDPAIKLTATCVRVPVFVGHSEAINIEFEEFLDEDEARDILREAPGIMVVDKREDGGYITPVECVGDFATFISRIRQDSTIENGLNIWCVSDNLRKGAALNAVQIAETLGKRVLKKG
- a CDS encoding glycosyltransferase family 29 protein, which produces MTRLGFLISRTLRREAPLAALSVSQKALLDDLAGKTVALVGNARALAEGQAGAEIDAHDVVIRINRAPMPSAQSHGKRTDWLALATSLPEAERARIAPSRILWMSHKRKRLDWKTATNPGFYLHPLNDYEGLKAKLGAQPTTGAMLIDMLARSDLARLDLYGFDFFASLSLSGRRSADKVPHDFVAEAEMVGGLLASDPRIIRN
- a CDS encoding MFS transporter, with product MYISIASLVGAYLLSQFYRTCLAVLTPVLGKEIGVTPGDLAVSLGLWYGAFALIQIPIGEALDRIGPRRTVGVLMALGGGGGAAVFAMAQGPMGIHIAMILIGAGCAPVLVGSYFIFARSFKPALFGTLAASMIGAGSLGNLAGAAPLAASIEAFGWRPTLWALSALTLLVAALILWLARDPERVEQPAGRRGTALDVLRLPGFWVLLPLTVANYTAAAGIRGVWAGSYLADVFGADANLIGRVTLVMGLAMIAGNFAYGPADKIFGSHKRVALYGNAVLAVALAMLFVLPGQSLWLATVLLAAIGFFGASFPVIMAHGRTFYPPHLTGRGVTLHNMFSIMGVAGMQFASRPVFDAVSVGHTPAVAYGLLFAFFLAPLVIGLAFYVFARDSGDGLS
- a CDS encoding winged helix-turn-helix domain-containing protein; the protein is MELTRLMMRLYFDKAMLGPGKVRLLEEIAEHGSISAAGRAMKMSYKRAWSLVEEMNAVFKEPLVDRSRGGAKGGGASLTPEGEAVLAAYRRLEQKARDAGAEEIALIGAMVAD